In one window of Pedosphaera parvula Ellin514 DNA:
- a CDS encoding quinone oxidoreductase family protein, whose translation MKTAQVIGFGGVDRIQIIDVPAPKPGIGEVLIRIKACGLNGSDILQREGIYPGGPKPPFFPGSEAAGIVEMHGSGVNGPPIGTAVTFLTSGGAHAEFATVKADSCIPLPETLTFVEGAAFPVHYLTAYHALTTVAHAKPGETVVIHAAAGGLGTAAVQIARILGLKILATASTPEKRRRVVELGADLAVDYSDFESACRDLTGGNGPALILDSIGGDIFRRSLALLPPLGRLVVMSISSNETPKIDAASLLFRSKSVSGIHLSALLTQRELIRRSLEELMNWIGAGKIRIQVGHTLPLASLREAHTLLASRKSYGKIVLTT comes from the coding sequence ATGAAAACGGCTCAGGTAATCGGCTTTGGGGGAGTGGACCGAATTCAAATCATTGATGTGCCCGCTCCCAAGCCGGGCATAGGTGAGGTGCTGATCCGTATCAAAGCATGTGGTCTCAATGGTTCCGACATTTTGCAGCGTGAAGGAATTTATCCTGGCGGACCGAAGCCCCCCTTCTTTCCGGGATCAGAGGCGGCTGGCATCGTGGAGATGCATGGCAGCGGCGTAAATGGGCCACCAATTGGAACAGCAGTCACCTTTCTGACCAGCGGTGGAGCGCACGCCGAGTTCGCAACGGTCAAAGCTGATAGCTGCATTCCATTGCCGGAAACGTTGACCTTCGTCGAAGGGGCTGCGTTTCCTGTTCACTATCTGACAGCCTATCATGCGCTCACTACCGTGGCTCATGCCAAACCGGGAGAAACTGTTGTAATCCACGCTGCTGCGGGTGGCTTGGGTACGGCAGCTGTCCAGATCGCCCGGATATTAGGGCTCAAAATCCTCGCCACTGCCTCCACTCCTGAAAAACGCAGACGTGTAGTCGAACTCGGTGCCGACTTAGCGGTCGATTACTCAGACTTCGAATCCGCATGCCGCGATCTGACAGGCGGGAACGGCCCGGCACTTATCCTCGACTCCATTGGTGGTGATATCTTTCGCCGCAGTCTCGCACTCCTGCCTCCGCTTGGCCGTTTAGTGGTGATGAGTATTTCCAGCAATGAAACACCAAAAATTGACGCGGCATCATTATTGTTCCGCTCCAAGTCGGTCTCCGGTATTCACCTGAGTGCATTGCTGACTCAACGCGAGTTAATCCGCAGATCGTTGGAAGAACTGATGAATTGGATTGGCGCAGGAAAAATAAGGATTCAAGTTGGACACACCCTGCCATTGGCTTCTCTCCGTGAAGCCCACACGCTTCTGGCCAGCCGCAAAAGCTATGGGAAAATTGTTCTAACGACCTGA
- a CDS encoding beta-hydroxyacyl-ACP dehydratase, translating to MFELIQSISVQAEAGRASGKASVPADHPLLADHFPGMPILPGSFLVELASQIAGPLAEEVVKLHHGFDRWAIPGMIRNLKFLGPSSLPSQLSISVAVLRHEASNVLLDVTAEQNSELILRGELVMMMIETSSAWDEAITARNNRLAKWKAAS from the coding sequence ATGTTCGAGTTGATTCAATCCATCTCCGTCCAAGCTGAAGCAGGCAGAGCCTCCGGCAAGGCGTCCGTGCCTGCCGATCATCCGTTGTTGGCCGATCATTTTCCCGGCATGCCGATCCTGCCGGGTTCATTTCTCGTGGAGTTGGCTTCGCAGATTGCCGGCCCGCTGGCAGAAGAGGTGGTCAAGCTTCATCATGGCTTTGATCGTTGGGCCATTCCCGGAATGATTCGGAATCTAAAATTCCTCGGTCCGTCCAGCTTGCCTTCCCAACTTTCAATTTCCGTAGCAGTCCTCCGCCATGAGGCCTCGAATGTCCTGCTTGATGTTACGGCGGAACAAAATTCCGAGCTGATTCTGCGGGGCGAATTGGTCATGATGATGATTGAAACTTCTTCAGCCTGGGACGAAGCAATCACGGCACGCAACAATCGCTTGGCGAAATGGAAAGCTGCCTCATGA
- a CDS encoding acyl carrier protein translates to MKDQNILDVVSASVRTTLGLRDNEPVRPDQLLFYDFAFTSMDMLDLMFRMEEHFKIMIPEETLYGLAKGDLAENEFANEGVLTTTGRERLMSLLHDSPREIFPERIHVKTFPRYCTVGAMVRLVEHQITIKEQVRCSS, encoded by the coding sequence ATGAAAGACCAAAACATTTTGGATGTCGTTTCGGCATCGGTTCGCACCACACTCGGCCTCAGAGATAACGAACCGGTCCGACCTGACCAACTGCTCTTTTATGACTTTGCCTTCACCTCCATGGACATGCTCGATTTGATGTTCCGGATGGAGGAACATTTCAAAATCATGATTCCTGAAGAAACCTTATATGGATTGGCAAAAGGTGATCTCGCAGAAAATGAGTTTGCCAATGAAGGAGTGCTGACAACAACGGGCCGGGAACGTTTGATGAGTCTTTTGCACGATTCGCCTCGGGAGATTTTTCCAGAGCGCATCCATGTGAAAACTTTTCCCCGATATTGCACCGTCGGGGCCATGGTCCGACTGGTGGAACATCAAATTACAATCAAAGAACAAGTCAGATGTTCGAGTTGA
- a CDS encoding NAD(P)-binding domain-containing protein, giving the protein MQTKRQSHVIIIGAGPAGLGVAACLARKDIPFTLLERGPAILTGLRQVDPAMTLLSPARLSRLPGMELEKGTPTYLRFSDLLSELQCYVQQNNLSVRTDSEVVSIRHGSEGFSVQLRSSAGITESILGSHVINATGIISAPQLPENFNPAECSFRWLHSLETRISHLKSSRRLLVVGGGPSAAEVLNNWLEVRRDEDRTWLSLRSPLVALPHRVFGIDVHYFGWLPEHFPTRFLGNRSITVREPMLGREIPRAINRGRISRVAAVLRYEGSGVIMKDATQLEPDLVVFATGFSYSSSHLGDLVDYNALGQPIARACESTRTRRLYLLGLPRGRTFASHYLRGTARDSEYVAKRIMKDQP; this is encoded by the coding sequence ATGCAAACTAAGCGTCAGTCGCATGTCATCATCATTGGCGCCGGCCCGGCGGGGCTCGGAGTTGCCGCTTGTCTCGCCCGGAAGGATATCCCATTTACACTGCTGGAACGCGGTCCCGCCATCCTCACTGGACTCCGACAGGTAGATCCGGCGATGACTCTTCTCTCCCCTGCCCGACTTTCCCGCTTGCCTGGTATGGAATTGGAAAAGGGAACTCCAACCTATCTAAGATTCAGTGATCTGCTGAGTGAACTGCAATGCTACGTCCAGCAAAACAATCTTTCAGTTCGCACAGATTCCGAGGTCGTTTCAATCCGGCATGGTTCCGAAGGTTTTTCGGTGCAACTCAGAAGCTCGGCCGGCATCACCGAAAGCATCCTTGGTAGCCATGTTATTAACGCCACGGGAATCATCAGTGCCCCACAACTCCCTGAAAACTTTAATCCCGCAGAATGTTCCTTTCGCTGGCTGCACAGTTTGGAAACCCGCATCTCGCATCTCAAATCTTCCCGTCGTCTCCTCGTCGTTGGCGGGGGTCCATCAGCGGCTGAGGTGCTGAACAACTGGCTCGAAGTAAGACGTGATGAAGATCGCACCTGGCTTTCCTTGCGCTCCCCACTGGTTGCCCTGCCGCACCGGGTCTTTGGCATCGATGTGCATTACTTCGGCTGGCTGCCGGAACACTTTCCAACCCGGTTTCTTGGAAATCGATCCATTACGGTTCGGGAACCAATGCTTGGCCGTGAGATTCCGCGCGCCATCAACCGCGGCCGGATCAGCCGTGTAGCAGCCGTTCTACGCTATGAGGGCAGCGGAGTAATCATGAAAGATGCCACTCAATTAGAACCCGACCTGGTGGTATTTGCCACCGGCTTTAGTTACTCATCCAGCCACTTGGGCGACCTCGTTGATTACAATGCATTGGGACAACCCATTGCGCGCGCTTGTGAAAGCACCCGCACGCGACGCCTTTACCTTTTGGGGCTTCCCCGTGGAAGAACTTTTGCCTCGCACTATCTGCGTGGGACCGCACGCGATTCTGAATACGTGGCCAAACGCATCATGAAGGATCAACCATGA